aaggccATTGCCAACCAACGAAATCCAGAAAAGACTATGGATGCTGTTTGAGCATCCCGAGTCCTCGTCAGGAGCGCggatcatcgccatcatcagtGTTATGGTCATTGTGGTGTCCATCCTCATTTTCTGCCTGGAGACACTGCCTGACTTCAGGAATGAGAAGGAGATGCGAGAGGTAAGGAATGGGGATAATAATGATGAGTACAGGATGTCTGGTTTTTCAAGGTCTTGAAATTTCAGGGAAATCAGGTGGATGAGGAGAGGTAACAGTTGGGTTTCTTTCAATTAACAACTATTGGCATTTAGAGGGCTAACATCAACAAATAGGTAAAACTCAGGTTGTCAGTGACACCATGAAATACTacaatttttcttttgcttACACCAAGTTCTATATAGTATAAGTAGACACCAGATGGATAACAGAAGATAGATGAAGGCAATGTCATTCTGAAAGGAGTATTTCTTTTGAACAAAATACCAGTGTTTTCTAACAGTTCATAAGATGGATTCAAGTTGAATATTCATTCAATTTTGCTTGAGTGCAAAGCTTTCAAGTTTGTTGACCTACTCCAAAATGGGCCTGTAAGAAAGCCCAAATTAAACCTGGATATCCCTAATGGTCTTGAATGGGATGTAGGACCGCATGTGTGAAATGGAAACATGATATCACTGACAGCAGGTGTTTAGGTAAACACACACTCGGTGAGTACTACAGtattaagaggaaaaaatattgACATGGAGACAACTTCTGGCCAATATGGTTGGAaacagaccagagagagagacatctaGGAAGGCTTATGGTGTGATTATTTTAGTCGGCTGTTAAATTTGATACACTTGGATCGAGGCAGTGTGAAAGGGTACAGGGAGTAACGGGTGGGGACTGGAATACAAATAAAAGGAGGACGAGGTGGAAAGGGAGAATAAGGTGTATTGAAAAAGGTCACACAGCTGACTGGACACATACATGAAGGTGAGCTGAGACCTTCCGGTGGCTTAGATTGTGGAGGATGAAAGGTCTCATTGGATGAGTAGCATACGTTGTGTCATGTTAACACATTCCTCTAGGACTGCTGTGCTAGGCCTTACTGCCTTTGCACAAGCGAGCTGCCAGGAAACTACTGTAACTCACTCCTGTCCAAGTCAGTGGCAGCCCCACCGAGCCGCTCTGGCAATGTTGCGCAGTTGCAGTGTTGGGAAAGATGGGATAGCGATGAAGGTGGAGATGGATGGGGAGTGGTGTAGTGAGGCACTCTCATGTTTCTCTTTGGAGATCTCAAGTGGCTATATATAGTCTTAGGAGAGCCCTAGGAGCACATCAACACATAGATGTCCACCTTTATTAATAAACACTGTCACAACCTGCTACTGAAAGTCATGAGCAATAACTTACTGTACAACTGAGCTTCCTTGTAACTTTTATGGATACTACATTAATCAGTACACTCATTTTCACATGCATGGAACCCTTTGTTCCATGTTTTATGGGTTAAATGTCAGATACTTTAAGGAAAACAGCCACTACCTGACAGTGAAAGTGGAACGACAGGTGGACGGATTGACAGAGAGAATGGCACTACTATGATTGAAATGTAATGCCATACATGTCATACACTTTAATGATGGCATGATGAAATGGTGGATGACACGGTTCTTTGCCATAAAATTTATTACTTTATCGGAACACCAAGAGGGTAGTATATCAGCAATAGTTTGCAAATTAACAAGTAGCTCTACATTAAGGGTGCTTTCACACATGCGGTATTTAGTCTGTTTGAATTGATGCCTGTGGCACTTGCCCTCTTGGCGCTGTTGTTTGTGAACGCATTTGACCCGACTGCAGGAAGTGAATCAAACGCACAGCATTTTATTATCACAGGTCATGGTCGGAACTCATTGGCTCGCGTTGTCCGGTCATACCGACTTCTGATTACAGCACAGCCTCTGTGGAAAGAATGGATCAACACATTGTTGACAGCCCTGAGCCTTAGTGAGCGTTGAAACTGACCCACAACTTCCGAATGTATTTGACAGGAACACCAAAATAGGACTACTGCCAGTAACCAAACATCTGCTTCCTGTTGCCCATGCTCATACTCATTTCCATGAGTTCTATTTGAACTTGCAAAaggtttatttacatttttcgcCGGTATATTTCTCAGCAATGTAAGAAAGACTGTGTGTGGTCATTGAATGAAAGAATACGCTTTCAGCCCTGCACCTTCCCACACACCCTTCAGcaaatgttttctattttctggtCTGCTAAAATTTATGCAGTGTGAAATCACACTGaatcaaattgaaaacaaaccaaaagtaTCAATTAGTCTCTGACTCAAACCAGGCAAACAGATTTACATGTGAGAAAGTGCCATTAGTTAGCTTTGGAACGGACAAACTGAAATACAATATAAAGACCACGTCTGTAAAATTACAGTTAAATAgtgtattttcatttgtgttacTGTGATGTGAGGTTATATTTTACAATTACATCTTTTCTTttgtccctctctgtcctctcttctccccttcAGGAATACTTTTACAAGTACTACTCAAATCCAAAGAATGTGTCAGAAAACATGCCCCCTCCACCCAGTGTTTTCCAGgaccctttttttttggtggagaccatgtgtatctgctggttctCCTTTGAGCTCATCATGCGCTTCACTTGCTCCCCCAGCAAGATGCACTTCTTCAAGGACGTTATGAACATCATTGATTTCAGTGCCATCCTGCCCTACTTTGTCACGCTGGGAACAGAGCTGGCCAAAGACAATGACGCCTCTCCAGCTACATCCCTGGCCATCATCCGAGTCATCAGGCTGGTGAGGGTGTTCAGGATCTTCAAGTTGTCTCGTCACTCCAAGGGCCTCCAGATTCTGGGTCAGACACTAAGGGCCAGCATGCGCGAGCTGGGCCTGCTTATCTTCTTCCTATTCATTGGCGTCATCCTCTTCTCCAGTGCCATCTACTTTGCTGAAGTGGACCACAATGAAACAGCCTTTGTCAGTATCCCGCATGCCTTCTGGTGGGCGGTGGTCACCATGACCACGGTGGGTTATGGCGACATGTACCCAGAGACGGTGTGGGGCAAGCTGGTGGGCTCCATGTGCGCCATTGCTGGTGTGCTAACCATCTCGCTGCCTGTGCCTGTCATCGTGTCCAACTTCAGCTACTTCTATCATCGCGAGACTGAATGTGAGGACCAAACCGAATACACGCACGTTAAGACaacactgtgggaggaaaaTGAGCCTGAGGGGGAGGACACAGAGGAAGGGGATGGGGATCTAGAGGGAGATTATTATACTATTGAAGGCATCTGCAACCCTCTGAATGGGACTCTGCTGGGTGGACTGTGTGCAGGGCAAAGTATAGAATCCAGAGGAGGAAATCTATATCTGCGGGAGCCACTAGTTACTCAGGTGTAACAGGGAGGTGACTGTATTATGTACCCTGCATAGTCATAAAGACACACAAGGAAACAAGTGGAGAGGCAAAAGGCTGCACAAGTCACGAAAGAAGAATTTATACGTCTgaagagagacaaacaaacagaaactggTGAAACAAGCCAAGTGAAATCATCCAACACAACATACCAGACAATACAAGGGTCGGCTTTATTAAGCCAGTTGCCACTGAAAAGGCATTTTTTTGTACAATTACGTTTCAAATAAGcaagactgagaaaaaaataaattacagtgaGTGAGTGTTACTTTCCAAGGTCATGTTATTAATGAACTGATAAGCTGTAAAGTATTAGCTTGAGTTTGAGATGAAACCGACTTTCTGAATTTCTGTGCCTTAAAACTATGATGTCTTAGTACTGTCACTTTGCGCCTTAATGTTTTAAATGAAGCAGATAGTTAGCAATGTGGAGATCTTGCCTCAGTAGAAGTCGAACATATAAAATCAGTTTTAGCAAACAGAGTAAAATATCTTGTAAAACAGTCCAACATTCACAACATTCTTCTGTACGTAATGTAAAATGAACATTTCTATAGTTTTTGCTTCTAGTATGTGCAAGCATTTCCAGTGACCTGAGATGCCTTTATAAAAGGAGTTAGTATCACCATAGCATAATGACACACTGCTACACACAGGAGGTAAAAGGGGAAAGTTTTGATTGCTAGTGCCAAAGGCCTATATTTATGTTTTGGATTTGTGCAataattgtttttaataaagattatattttattaattttcttaaaagaggctgtgttatttgtgtgttaTTTCTGAGGTGTTTAGCAGCCTGAcaatatgcagagaaagaataaaataaggTTGGTATGGATGTGGCTATAGGGGCCAGAGTCAAAGGTAATCTTTTATGAGCTCTTGTTTATGGTGCAAGCTGTACATGAAGCAAATTTTCCAAATCTCTCTTTGACTGGCATGTAAAAAATTGTTTGATTAAAGCAGATCCAAAGCAGAATGAGCAACTGGTTGCCAAGTCCTGTAAACTTCAGTTACACAACTGACTCAGGCACAAATGAGCAGATAATTAGTGAGAGAAGTGGAAAATATTATCACCATCATCGTGATCATATAGtgatcatatatatatatatatatatcaagtGATCATATATCAAATTCAGGAAACTGGaggtgaaataattaaaacaataaaaaaaatcaggcttAGCGACGGGTCTGCCAGATCaagtctgtctctcactctgtacCCATGACTGACCTTTCCAGCAGCTACAGTAACTGTAAGCTCCCGGCAGCTTTGCTCTCAGGTTCACAGGAACACATAAGCCTTCGCACCACAACAGGATGGTGACCCATGGAACGGCATGTCTGCTAATGGTAACACTGCTAACCAAGGTCGACTtaatatttgtttgtctgtttttttgttttgttcactaTTATTAACTACACATCTGAGCGGTAAATACCCGATCATTTTAGAAAAGCAAGCATTTTGACTGCTCttaacactgaaataaacagTTTATTAGGATGGACAACACTGAATCCTGATGAAGGCTTGCCAGTCATGCACCACCAAGaatataaaacaacattttattaaattgtCTTAGGTCTTATTATTAATGTCAAAACTAAACACTATAACCTGCCCTACTGAGTCAAAAACTCACAATGTTGTCTGCagacatacaaataaaattcatgGAATATTCTGCAACAACCAAGCAATAGTCACAAATAAAAAACTCACATctaacaataaaaatctatacTGTGGCTCCAGTGCACATTCACATCTTATTAAATGGGGTTTAAAGCAGATCTATTTGGTTGGTTATTGATGGGGAAACGTACACTATGCATATCTTATGTATGTTAAGAGAAATTTCAGTAACTAAGTGCTACTCAGGCTGCTGACAATGATCAAAGTGACTGGCTTGCAAGCTCTAGTGTAGCTTCCCATCTTGACTTTACATTTCAAAAACCTGGGCAcccgtttgtgtgtttgtgcctgtgtgacTTTGGGTGTGTTTAGCTGCCGGTCTTGATCCACACAGTCACCTCTCTCCCACCTTTCACCTGAGCTCCTGTCGGCAAAAAACAGTCAGAGGTGGAGGATTCAGTTTCTGTGATGGTATGCTACATAgctatggtaaaaaaaaaaaaaaaaaaaaaaaaaacataatgtgaaCACCACCTGAATGTTATGAGCTTGGCATTTGGAAATTCAAGTGGGAGGATTTCAAGCTCCCATGCAGTTGTCTTGAATGCCGCCTACTGCAATACAAAGCTGCTTCATTGTGCATGAAATAGTCAAACAGATGTAGGGCTAAGtgttaaaagtaaaataatgacaaaacaaataccTAAAGTTGTTTTTCTATTCTTTATGGGAAGATTAACAGGCGTTCCAAAGCTTTTGCTGCTCTGAAATCAGCCAGACAAACATATTTTTAGCTTTTGGGCATTCATATTGTTATTAACACAGCTCATTTGAATGCTCTGATGTGAGAGGAGGGGAATCTCAAGTAGAAACTttcccatttttatttatttagcaataatttatttttttatgactgaattttttattgaaatttttcTTACAATAATATGACATAAATTAACAGAAAGGAACACAACAAGAGAGTAATTCCAGACCTGTTTGGCATACTGTATAACAGTTTCAAAGTATAGAGGAATGTGGCGAAAGAAATGATGAAGTACTTAATAATTAAATTTCTAATAACGTCTTTATGCACAGACAAATTTATATTTGACTACAGAACATACACATGTATAACTCGAATATGGTCTAAGTTTGGCTGGTCACTGTAAACATgaatttacacacatacacacacacgcgcacacacacacacacacacacttactaaCTAAATGTGAAcaaatacgtgtgtgtgtgtgtgtgtgtgtatgtgtgtgtgtgtgtgtgcgtgtgtgcgtgtgctgatCCTACGGTTCACAGGCTATGCCACACTGCTGGACAGGCAGCCTTCCGCCTAACATCATGGCAGCTGGAAATGTCCCAGTTTTAATGAACGCAACACGGTGTGCCGTTTGAGGGTTGATATAACGGTGGGAAAAACGCTGCcttttcacaacacaacacatcgGGCTGCAGTACGTGGTGGCAGCGGCGTCCTCAGGGTCCTAAAAACGGTAAACTCTGAGAGAAACAAATGATTTAGTGGAGTTTAAAAGATTTTCAGGGGATGCCGACCGACAGTAGGTCTAGAGGCTGATGTATATTCAACCattacatgaagaaaaaaaatgtagtctAGGCAGAGGACAATTTCTGCATTTACACAGATTCGTTTGTAGGAAATCCCCATTACCCttataaaaaacagaaaaaaaactctatttTAGCTTGGGCCAGCTAAAAAGACTGCAGGTAATGTAATCAGAACCGACACCATGTGTTTAGCTTTTGGCAAATTGCATATTAAATCTAGCCTTGAGTCAAGCCCTGACAAATATCATTACTGATGTGTCCACTAG
This genomic interval from Myripristis murdjan chromosome 19, fMyrMur1.1, whole genome shotgun sequence contains the following:
- the LOC115377859 gene encoding potassium voltage-gated channel subfamily A member 7-like gives rise to the protein MENSDHGGDVGGGGMIDNDGEKDKYLKNQLNSEEKGEKEIKVNEKEKKKDSRRSGSLWRSGWALSERLAINVSGMRYETQLRTLAQFPDSMLGDPQRRLRYFDPLRNELFLDRNRACFDAILYFYQSGGRLRRPTNVPLDIFMDELTFYELGEEVMNRFKEDEGFPKEEERPLPTNEIQKRLWMLFEHPESSSGARIIAIISVMVIVVSILIFCLETLPDFRNEKEMREEYFYKYYSNPKNVSENMPPPPSVFQDPFFLVETMCICWFSFELIMRFTCSPSKMHFFKDVMNIIDFSAILPYFVTLGTELAKDNDASPATSLAIIRVIRLVRVFRIFKLSRHSKGLQILGQTLRASMRELGLLIFFLFIGVILFSSAIYFAEVDHNETAFVSIPHAFWWAVVTMTTVGYGDMYPETVWGKLVGSMCAIAGVLTISLPVPVIVSNFSYFYHRETECEDQTEYTHVKTTLWEENEPEGEDTEEGDGDLEGDYYTIEGICNPLNGTLLGGLCAGQSIESRGGNLYLREPLVTQV